One genomic region from Amaranthus tricolor cultivar Red isolate AtriRed21 chromosome 12, ASM2621246v1, whole genome shotgun sequence encodes:
- the LOC130797312 gene encoding MDIS1-interacting receptor like kinase 1-like: MEMKNKVIIFLIGCCLGIPLVLGNDELLALLSMKNSFIDPLNQLKDWKNNTKNDDNHHSYCEWKGVWCNSQGFVEKLDLSNMNLSGKVPENIQNLKSLTTLNLCCNAFQSSLPKTLSNLTSLVTLDLSQNDFIGSFPSGFSAAKGLISLNASSNNFAGNLPYDLGFCNSLETLDFRGSFFEGSIPTSFQNLQKLKFLGLSGNNLTGELPSELGLLSSLETLILGYNEFHGSIPSELGNLSNLQYLDLAVGSLSGKLPAELGKLQNLQTVYLYMNEFEGKIPWDWGNMSSLTYLDLSENRILGEIPKDLGKLKNLQLLNLMRNELTGEIPNELGGLTNLQVLSLWKNSLIGHLPVNLGKNSPLRWLDVSSNSLSGEIPPNLCEFGNLTKLILFNNSFSGPLPLGLSKCESLVRVRIHNNLLSESIPSGLGTLPKLERLELRNNSLTGAIPDDLSLSLSLSFIDVSYNNLDSSLPSGILSIPSLQNFLGSRNKLEGHIPNQLQGCPSLTVLDLSYNHISGEIPKGIASCEKLVFLNLKENQLSGEIPHSIAGMSTLSRLDLSNNSLMGMIPENLGSTPALEMLNLSYNKLEGPIPTNGMFATINPNELRGNTGLCGGVLPPCFRRNGSYSNQLKNKHINHIIIGFIVGISVILGIGLAFFIGRMVYRRWYLYSNRVEEWFTKDNKEWPWRLVAFQRLNFSSAEILACLKESNVIGMGGTGMVYKAEIQRPHSIIAVKKLWRSTGDIEAGDNLLAEVELLGRLRHRNIVRLLGYLHNESDVMMVYEYMPNGNLGAALHGSKQAGKNNMLVDWVSRYNIALGVAQGLAYLHHDCHPPVIHRDVKSNNILLDENFEARIADFGLAKMMLHNNETVSMVAGSYGYIAPEYGYSLKVDEKSDIYSYGVVLLELVTGKKPLDPSFGESTDLVEWVLGKIRNNGGLEEVLDPEVTGQCKYIQEEMLLVLRIALLCTAKLPKERPSMRDTITMLKEAKPRRKSICNNNGYQTNIDKPVFSTSPVTSLL; the protein is encoded by the exons atggaaatgaaaaacAAAGTTATAATCTTTTTGATTGGTTGTTGTTTGGGAATTCCTCTTGTTTTAGGCAATGATGAGCTATTAGCTTTACTTTCAATGAAAAACTCATTTATTGATCCATTAAATCAACTTAAAGATTGGAAAAACAACACAAAAAATGATGATAATCATCATTCATATTGTGAATGGAAAGGTGTTTGGTGTAATTCTCAAGGATTTGTAGAAAAACTtgatctttccaacatgaattTAAGTGGGAAAGTCCCAGAAAATATACAAAATCTTAAGAGTTTAACAACTCTTAATCTTTGTTGTAATGCATTTCAATCATCATTGCCTAAAACACTCTCTAATCTTACCTCATTAGTAACCCTTGATCTTagtcaaaatgactttattggTAGTTTCCCTTCTGGGTTTAGTGCAGCTAAAGGGCTTATTTCCCTTAATGCTTCAAGCAACAACTTTGCGGGTAACTTACCTTATGATCTTGGCTTCTGTAACTCCCTCGAAACCCTCGATTTTCGAGGGAGTTTCTTCGAAGGATCAATCCCGACCTCCTTccaaaaccttcaaaaattgAAGTTTTTAGGCCTGTCAGGGAATAATCTTACAGGGGAATTACCCTCTGAACTTGGGTTACTCTCCTCTTTAGAGACCTTAATTCTAGGGTATAATGAGTTTCATGGGTCTATCCCTTCAGAATTAGGGAACCTAAGTAACCTTCAGTATTTAGACTTAGCTGTAGGAAGTCTAAGTGGGAAACTTCCTGCAGAACTTGGGAAGTTACAGAATCTTCAAACAGTTTATCTATACATGAATGAATTTGAAGGGAAAATCCCATGGGATTGGGGTAATATGTCTTCATTAACATACTTAGATCTTTCAGAAAATCGAATTTTGGGGGAAATCCCGAAAGATTTGGGCAAGTTAAAGAATCTGCAGCTTCTGAATTTGATGCGCAATGAACTAACAGGGGAGATACCAAATGAGCTTGGTGGGTTAACCAATTTACAAGTACTTTCACTATGGAAAAACTCTCTGATAGGCCATTTGCCTGTGAATTTAGGCAAAAATTCCCCTTTAAGATGGCTTGATGTTTCATCAAACTCTTTATCTGGTGAAATTCCTCCTAATCTTTGTGAATTTGGGAACCTTACCAAACTTATTCTCTTTAACAATTCCTTTTCTGGCCCCTTACCTTTAGGGCTATCAAAATGTGAATCTTTAGTTAGAGTAAGAATACATAATAATCTGTTATCTGAGAGTATCCCTTCTGGTTTAGGTACATTACCTAAACTTGAAAGGTTAGAGTTAAGGAATAATAGTCTAACCGGGGCGATACCCGATGATCTTTCCCTGTCCTTGTCACTTTCCTTCATTGATGTATCATATAACAATCTTGATTCATCTCTTCCTTCTGGGATTCTTTCTATTCCTAGTCTTCAGAATTTCTTGGGTTCTAGGAATAAGTTGGAGGGTCATATTCCTAATCAGTTGCAAGGGTGCCCTTCTCTTACTGTCCTTGATCTTTCTTACAATCATATATCTGGTGAGATCCCCAAGGGTATTGCTTCATGTGAAAAACTGGTTTTCTTGAACCTTAAGGAGAACCAACTTTCTGGTGAAATCCCTCACTCAATTGCAGGAATGTCGACTTTGTCGAGACTTGATCTTTCGAATAACTCTTTAATGGGTATGATACCCGAAAACCTTGGAAGTACGCCCGCTTTGGAAATGCTCAATTTGTCCTATAATAAGCTTGAAGGCCCTATACCCACAAATGGGATGTTTGCTACTATCAATCCGAATGAACTTAGAGGAAACACGGGACTTTGTGGCGGAGTACTTCCACCTTGCTTTAGGCGCAATGGAAGTTATTCTAATCAATTGAAAAACAAGCACATTAACCATATCATCATCGGGTTTATTGTGGGAATCTCGGTCATTTTAGGTATCGGGCTAGCGTTTTTTATTGGTAGGATGGTTTATAGAAGATGGTATTTGTATAGTAATAGAGTAGAAGAGTGGTTCACCAAGGACAACAAAGAATGGCCTTGGAGACTTGTAGCATTCCAAAGGCTAAACTTCAGTTCAGCAGAAATCTTAGCATGCTTAAAGGAATCAAATGTGATTGGAATGGGTGGGACTGGGATGGTTTACAAGGCTGAGATCCAACGGCCACACTCAATCATAGCGGTGAAGAAGCTGTGGAGATCTACAGGTGATATCGAAGCAGGGGATAACCTATTAGCCGAAGTAGAACTACTAGGAAGATTGAGGCATAGGAACATAGtaaggttgttaggttacttgcATAACGAAAGCGATGTGATGATGGTGTACGAGTATATGCCGAATGGCAATCTAGGAGCAGCATTGCACGGTAGCAAACAAGCGGGGAAGAACAATATGCTCGTAGATTGGGTGTCGAGGTATAACATAGCACTAGGAGTAGCTCAAGGCTTGGCTTACCTACACCATGATTGTCATCCTCCGGTGATTCACCGCGATGTCAAGTCGAACAATATTTTACTCGACGAGAATTTTGAAGCTCGAATAGCTGATTTTGGACTTGCTAAGATGATGCTTCATAATAATGAGACGGTCTCCATGGTTGCCGGATCGTACGGATATATTGCACCTG AATATGGATACAGCTTAAAGGTGGACGAGAAGAGCGATATTTACAGCTACGGAGTTGTACTCCTAGAGCTCGTGACAGGGAAAAAGCCTTTAGACCCTTCATTTGGCGAATCAACGGACTTAGTAGAGTGGGTATTGGGGAAGATCCGAAACAATGGAGGATTAGAGGAAGTACTAGATCCAGAAGTAACCGGGCAATGCAAGTACATTCAGGAAGAGATGCTACTCGTGTTGAGAATCGCTCTTCTTTGCACGGCTAAACTGCCGAAAGAGCGGCCTTCCATGAGAGATACGATAACGATGCTCAAAGAAGCGAAGCCGCGGAGGAAGAGCATCTGCAATAACAATGGATATCAAACTAACATTGATAAACCAGTATTCAGTACTTCCCCAGTTACAAGCCTCTTGTAG